The Trueperaceae bacterium DNA segment GCTCGATAACCGAGTTGAGCGAGAGTTCGACGCTCACCAGGCAAGCCGTGACCAAGCACCTGCGGGTGTTGGAGGGAGCGGGGATAGTGCGCAGCTACCGCTCGGGCCGGCTGACCCTGTTCGAACTGGATCCGCAGCCCATCCGCGAAGCGAACGAGTTCCTGGACGTAGTCTCAGAACAGTGGGATCGCAAGCTGGCCGAACTGAAGCGGTTCGTTGAGGAGTGAGAAGGCTCGGCATGTAACACTTCGGGTAACAGGAGAGCCATGGACAGTCCCATCCGCAGCCCGTTCCTCATCGAGTCGCTACCCGGCTATTCGCCAACCATAGGTCACCTGGTCGCGATGATGAACTACGCCAGGTCGACTACCCTGGAGGCCGTAGCCGGCCTGAGTCCCGCAGAGCTCGACTTCCTCCTTGATGGTGAGGCCAACAGCATAGGCATGCTGCTCGAGCACATGATCTGGGTCGAGCGAGGCTACCAGGCGAACACCTTCGGCTGGGCGATCGAAGGGGAGGAGGTGGAGCGCTGGCGACTGGGCAGCGACCTGGGCGAGGAGGGGAGGAAGCAGATTCGCGGTTTCGATCTCGACCACTACCTCGAGAGGCTCAAGGCGATTCGCGACCGCACGTTGGCGGAGTTCGCGAAGCGCGACGACGCGTGGCTCTTCGAGGAGGGCGAGTGGTGGGGCGGCAACGTATGTAACAACTACTTCAAGTGGTTCCACGTCTTCGAGGACGAGATCAACCACCGAGGGCAGATCCGTATCATCAGGAAGCGGCTGCCAGGGTAGGGGGCGCAGTCATCGGGAACGACGAGGCGCATCCGTACTTGACGAACGCCTGCGCCGGGAGGATCATCCGCTTACTGGCGAAGCCTGGTAAACAGGTTCGTAGAC contains these protein-coding regions:
- a CDS encoding metalloregulator ArsR/SmtB family transcription factor; its protein translation is MLQGRAHEHAAVFSAMGDETRLALIAQLASGERRSITELSESSTLTRQAVTKHLRVLEGAGIVRSYRSGRLTLFELDPQPIREANEFLDVVSEQWDRKLAELKRFVEE
- a CDS encoding DinB family protein — protein: MDSPIRSPFLIESLPGYSPTIGHLVAMMNYARSTTLEAVAGLSPAELDFLLDGEANSIGMLLEHMIWVERGYQANTFGWAIEGEEVERWRLGSDLGEEGRKQIRGFDLDHYLERLKAIRDRTLAEFAKRDDAWLFEEGEWWGGNVCNNYFKWFHVFEDEINHRGQIRIIRKRLPG